TGGAAGTGAGGTTGCTGCTGCAGTGGGAGACACCAGGAGCTGTTGGTCTTTTCCCCAGGATTAGCAGTGAAGCTAATCGCCATTTTAGGGCATGAGGATTTCCAGGTGCTAAGAGAAAAACACCATGGTGCTGTCTCCAGCAAATTGGATCTACTATTTCTTCACTTCCCATCTGGCATTGTTTTGATTTGAAATTGCTATTTCCTTGGAAGGGGAATCAGGAATGGGGatggttgctgctgcttttttaataaaagtactATTATATTTTGTTGCTCTCCATGTCTTGTGTATCGGTTACTAGTGAAGTGACCCTCATGTGATCAGCTTGTTTATAAGTAAGgaatgaaagaactgaaagtttCCCCTCCTTTCAAAGAAATAACTCAATATGGATATTTGTCATCTAGTGTCTGTAAGAGATTGCCCGTAGCTCATCCCTATGACAGGCAGTGTAAGAACACTGGTAGCCAACAGTAACGTGACTGCTGATTTGGTGCAGGAAATGTGCTCCAACTCCAAGTCATCCCAGCAGATGAGATCTTATGGAACTGTTCTAACTAAAATGTCTTGGCAAAACCTAAACTTATGAGTACTTGGGACTGTAAGTCATACTACACTAAGCTCCACAGCAATTTTGAGGCTCTTTCTtactaagcttttctttttttaaattaaaaaaaaaaaaacaacctttggGTTTTGCTCTCATGCTTTCtactttttctgggtttttttttttttttaagtttgctttgTTAGAAAAACAGGACTGTGCACACCTAGTAGATCCATTAGCCACCacactttttaaattgttttatttcaagtcCAATAGATATTCCATCTTTGtaacttaccaaaaaaaaaataaatactactaTAGTACCTCCTGCctctgaaatatgtttttgtaaAACTATGAACAAAAGATAGATATATATGTTGAAGTCACTGTAAAAATTACTGGAAGTGGTAGGAAGATCTTAAGCAATTATTCTGCTACAGcatctgcattttaatttgacttttaCCAGGTAAAGATTGTTTTACTGTAACATTAGAGTCTTGAAAATGGAAGATGAAGCTTGAGcaatttttctttaactgcagTCAAGAAGACTGAGGTCAATCTTGAAATAGACGTAAGGATAGTATTCTTGATTACTCAGTTGTAAACCAGGGATGTCCATGCCAGGCTGCAAAGGGAAACAGTGTGACTTTAGTACCAGTAAACAAACTGTTGCACAGTTCCAAGCTACAGTGGATTGCTTTTGTGCTCCTCTTCCACAGGTTGAATGGAGTTGTGTATTTGCTGTGCTTAAGATGAGGAATTCACCACCAAGAATCTGGTGTTTGGTCTTTTCAGGCTGCCTAATGCAGTTAGCATTGAGAATTCATGCTTGGTTTCAACTTTATGAATGTGTATTGTAGCATTTTTGTGTGCTTCAGCTCTAGAGCAActcatttctttctcctcccttcatgCACTGGGAATCTTATGCTTGCTGGTTTTAGGCTGTTTTAATGCCTACTGGTTTATCCTAATTGGTTTATCCTAAATTGTTTGTGCACTCAAGATATGGGGAGGGAGAAAGTGAGTACTGCTGCTTGCTGAAGTCCTAGGTTGAGGTATTTAGTCAATGACAGCCTTATACAGGGGACGGAGCTGGCACAGTCCTAGCATTTAGTTCTGAattcatttttcttgcttgtgttGATCTGAACGTTTATAGAAAATTTGAAGCTTTTTACCTAGAGGAACTGACATAATTGAGCAGACCTGTTTCAGTCTGGTAGCTGTAAACATCAGATGCTTCAACAGAAAATGTAAGCAATCTCTGCACATCTCCATCATAATCTGAGCCTACCTGTTACCCTAATCCAGTCTGTAACCTCCAGGGATTAGAGCTGCATCCAGCGATCCTAGCATTGCAAGGTGTGAGGAGCTGCTTGCTCTAACCCCTGGGCTGTGAACGTCTTCATTTGGCTAGACAGACAAGCTACAGCATGTGCAGCCATAGTCCGAATACATACATCCATTATACTTGCTGCTGCGACTTCATCCAGGTGTTTGAAGACCACGTTTAGGACATCTCTCAGGCGTTTTACAGACTTCCTATTTGGCTGCAGCAGCATTGCTTGGAAATTCACTGGGAGGCCGTACCTTGAAACACATCAACATACATGATCAtctgctgggaaggggcacagctttccactcctgcccttctccctcgTCAGTGTCCTGGCATGCAAGCTGACTGTACGCTGCAGCGCGCGATCTCAGTGGCGGTGCGCTGCCTCCTTATTGGCAAGcatttttttgaagcagaaagtCAACTAAACAGTGTCTTTCTATTTCTCATCAACTTTGTATGTTACCTTTTTTGTGGTCATCTCTATTGTCTCCTGTGAGCTTCTGGAGCGTGATGCGTAAAGGTTGTTCCCTCCCATGAAGGAAATGCCCCAGGAAGAGAGCTGTACATTTGGGCTTCTGCAGGAATCTCTGCTGGTACTGCATGTTTACCCACTTACCTCAGGACAGATTCAACAAAAACTCTCAAGGCTTTCACATGAATCCAAGCCACAAATGCTTCACTGAAGTTCACTTTCAGCCAGCGCAGTAACGGGCCCTATGAGAACAGACACAACAGCATCGTGATCCCCTCGCTGCGTGAAGAGGCTCCGTATCTACCACCACTGAAGCCATCATGGGCTGCTGAGATACTTCTCAGGCAGCCTGTTTAGTGGCTCCCAGTTTATCAGAAACTCGAGCGACGTTGGGCAAATTGTGTAATCtatcctgtgcctcagttttctggCTACATGGAACTCACAGGAGTCTGTTGGAACCATAAAGCCATTTCTGAGTGAGAGGTGCTTAGGCACGCCGGTAGCAAAGGCTGTTATTGTGTGGGCCATCAACTTGATGTGCTACTTACATATTGTTGTTTCTTATCGGAAGCTAATTTCATCAGctcttccttttcacatttcagttcCTTCTCATCAAAATAAAATTCTCGAACCATGAACCTACAATTGAATGACATTTGCTCTCACAAGCCATAGTCCAAGCAATATGCGCACTCATTTCTTTTGCCTCTGGAGAAGCAGGTATGGGATGTTTCAAAGTTGCTAGCCATTTAATCAGTTAAAGTTATGTGGAGGGTCAGAGCTGAAGCCACCCCCAGAAAGCAAGCTTCCTGCTGTCAGTAGCATGACGGCAGGAAGGACAACTCCAGGATCTGTAGTTTGGTGCTTAAAGAGGATCACTGTATCTGCTGCCACAGGtccttcccaccctgccttcGCAGTGGCTTtagggccagcagcagcccgaACAGTAAAGAAGTCCTAAAAACCAGTGATGGATTCAGCTGTACTGCACACAGAACAAGCCTCACCTTATCCTCATCATCTGTTTGCTAGCCTGCCCTGCCTAGCAATCAGTGCTTCTTACCTGTTCTCCCTGGCTTTAGCCTTGAAGTCATCCATCACTTTTCTAAATAGGGTCACGGTGAAGAGTCCTCCCTCTGCATCCTCAGCAATCATTCTGTGGGAGGGAATTCACTGCTGTGATTTGACATGGCAAATCCCTCATGCTTTCTTTACCTTCCtcttttgcagttctttttttcatttatgataCTGAACACCACCCTGCTTTTCAAGAACGGCTGTGACTGAAATAGGGAACAAAGGCTTTACCAGCGCCAGCCACACTATCTCCAATGTAAAACTCCCACCAGTTAAGTTCCTGAACCCATCGTAGTACACACACATTCTGCCTGCCTGATTTCTCTGTTTCCTGGTAACGTTCCCCCACTTCCCATGCACTTGTGTTTCTGAGATGGGCAGTAGCACACagcttgcttctttctctgtgctttccgGTTCTTCCATTGCAGATAGTAGCACTGTCACCTCTCTTGCCCTGGATTGGACCTCACGgtctgcaggagctgagcagtGGAATATTTAATTCgtaggaagaatttttttttactccaggTGAAAAGATAAGTTAATATGGCATTTACTAATGCAAATGACACTACACTGAATTATCCTATTCTACAGCAGGAAGCCATTAAAGATGCAAAGACAGTGTTTGATCTTTGTAAAAAGTAGCTTCCATAAAGTTGTATGTGATTGCATGTGTCTGAATTATGCTTAGATTACTGTAACAAATTGTCTGTTTTACACAAAAAGCAAAGGCCCTGGTTGAAAGTAGAGAGAACTAGATTACTGGAAAAGGGAACAAGCAGCTAATTGTAAAAAAAacagtggtgattttttttttctttcatctgcatGTCCCTTCAACAGAGTAATTTCTGATTTCAATTGAGAATGAGATTGGGCAAATCTATATGTTAACATGGAGCCCGTGCGTTAGACAAGTGATTCCTTCCAGGATCCAGCAATTTGAGGGGCTGAAATATGGCAGGGATCTCTGAAACAAACAGGGACCTTAATTTGGGATTTCACTTACTTGGTGGAGCGAGGCACTACCATATCAGAGAGGGATTCATAGGTCTTCTGCCACTGTATGTAGCTTGCCCTTTGagcaacacaaaacaaagcacagtaAATAAATACTATATACTAGAAAGCAAATGTGTTGATAAATATAATTAAGCTAATGGCTTAGGGTAGAAGGGTTGGAGCTCTTTGTGCTGGGTTATGTGATTAAGATACATTAAGCCTCTCCTATCCTTTCCTCTCCTAGTCGCCAGCTAGGGAGATGTTTCCCTCAACGCTGCACCCTCAATCCTCACTTTGGGTCTTGGCACGAGGAAGGGCCCAGAGCAGGAAGCCGATGGTGGGAAGAACGTGGCTTTTGGCACATCCTTCCAGGCTGCCACACAGTGTCCCATGCTCCCGGACCCCTGCACGAGCTGCCCCTCATCCATGGGTAGGTGTGGTACATCTGCTACGTGCAATCCCAGAGCTGATCTGGTGACACACTGCAAACATGGCAAGTGCCAGCACTGGGAGAAAGAGGTCAAGGGGATCGTAAGAGTTTGCAAAGCGAGAACTCTGTTTATAGCGGGAATCTGAAAGAATGTGCAGATAATAAACTCAAACTTACCTCAGATACCTTTTTGTAACATGGTTTCAAAGTGATGGtactgtatgtgtgtgtgttgggaCAGGGCTATCTGGAGAGGAAAAGTTTTGGGTAGGCTTCTGAGAAGGACATCGCATAACTTCACAACTGATGGTGATGGCAGTCATCCTACGCGCGGGCACTTAGGAATACACGGCCAGCAGAGGCCTTGTCAGTTTGACAGGTCTAATTCCTTTTATAAACTGGCTAAGCTCCAGTAAgaatctgtttttctcctttttttaaccaGTACTATTCCTACCAGAAGGCTGTTTGAGAACCCACTCTGTAACCATTAAGAACCTACATCCCGATTCTGTCCTGCTCCAAGTTCGGAGCAGTCTTTGTCTCTTTCTTGTGCGCCAGCACCACCCTTGCAGAAactgttctttctctttgctaACAGCTCCAGCCGTGCCCCAGCCACGGGGCCGATgagctgcccagcctggcccaggATCGCCTGGATCCGCTGCTTAGGCCTGAAGCTCGATGCCACATCGAGCGCGTGCGCACGCACTATTGCCTTACTTTGGCACCACGACGAGCAGCGTGATAAGGTACTCGGAATTCAGAACAAAGTCGTCTTTATGCACAATGTCTGCTAGGGTCCGAGTCAGCAGATTTCCCCTACGGtgaacaagacaaagaaaaaaaataacattagcaggaacccagcagcagcacactGGAGGTATTGTGCTGTGGGTATAGTTGCCAATAGTGTATACTGGGGTAGAAGGCGGCCAGGAAGGAGATGGCTAAAGGACACATCTACGCTTCTAAAATGGCCATTTAGTTATTTTTACTGCaactaaaaagaattaaaaagcaactAATACTAATGGCAGAATGTTGGTGACTAGCACCAGGCTAGTTTATGCCCTTTATGTGAAATTACACCATTCTGCTGCTATTGTTTCCACAGTAAGGCTGTAGATGCTTGGGAAGCGCACACCTGAAGTTACCACCCTGCTCCCAGTCATTGCCGCATCTTGCGGGAGGCTCCTGCCTTCTCAAGGCTGCCAGCTGCGCTGCCTGTGCCACCACGAGTAAGCGACGAGTCAGAGCAAGCGGTGTTGGTGTGGACCTAAGCCATCAAAGCAACGCTGGCATACCTGGACTGCTGTGGACAAGCACACAGAGATACCTCCAGCTGAAGGACAGCGGGAGCAGCAGTCTCGCGTGCAGGTGGGACCTGCAGGAGGGGGTCTCATCACAGCCTAAGCCCACTTGACCACGTTAAGTCCCACCAGTGCTGCACACCTAGGAAGTGTAGAtggctggggctggccaggcaTGGCTGGTAGGCACTAGGTGTGTATGGGAAGAGAGCAGCTGCCCTCTCTGTCACTGGGCAGGAGAAGAAGGACCTAAACCAGTAGTTTTTGGTTTGAGGTTCACTGTGCCAGTTTAAACATTAATTAACCGGCCAGTAACATCTTATTAGATGTTTGTTCAACCCAAGCTAGCTGGCACTGGTAGACACCAGCGATGCCAGCATTTAAAGGTGGACGGGACAGTGAGAGGAAGATAGGCCTGGACCGCAAGGTCTCCGTTCTTCTCCCTCATCACCTTGCTGGAGGCCTGGCACTGCTCATGTTCCCCCCACAGAGCTTCTGCCTCTCTCCAGGTGCCTAAAGCTGATGTGGAAGCTGGAGAGATGCTGCAGGAGTGGGCTGGGAATACGGATGGTGCCAAGAAAAGGGAAACGGGAGCTAATGCCCCCTTGTCCCTCCCACTCATGATTATCCACGCGCACACAGCCTGAGACAAATGGGTCTAAGGCTGTCTATACCAAGCTGGAAGCACAGGGCAGTGGTGCTGGCTGGCGGTGGTGAGGCATGACCCAGGGACCCAGCAGAGAGAGGGGGAGATGTAACTGTGATGCGGCTCTGCTGACCCTCGCCGGCACTGCAGTCCCCATGTTGAGCAGGTCTCCATGGGGGATAGCGTTTTTTTGACAAACGCATTCTCAACCATCACCTGgaagtattttttctgtggtttctggTTGGGTTCAGTGGACTTGGTGCCAGGCATGCTCATTTTAGCTCCACATTCAGAACAAAAGCCCGGCCACCCTGGAGTTTGGTTTGAGCCCCTGTGAGAATCTTCCTTAGGTAAAGGCTGGTTTCTAGgcaggctgccagcctggctggctgcagtGCCAGGAAGGCGAGGACCTACCTGGGTCCTGTGCCCAGGGCAAGGGGCCCGAGCAGGACAGAGGGGCACACATGAGCATGTATTTGGCAAGGGCTCGCACAGCATCATCTAAGCTGCTTTAAATTTGCTATTTACTGGAATTTACTATTCTCCCCAGTGATACCCTGGGAAAAAATCCAGCTATCAGCACTGAGATAGGTAAAGACCATAAGCAGttgaagacagaagagagaacATTTGGGAAGCCCTGACAGGGCATTACCTGGACCAacagaatgaaacaaagaaaagaaaaatgtaagtggGATGCTGGTGAGGTGCAGGACCAAGCAAGACAGAGCTGTTTCCTATGGGAGCTTGGCAAATGGGTGTTCAGAACATAGGAAACAGCTCTGCCTTGCAGAGGAATCCACCGGTTGACCCAGCTCATCTAATTTCTGACTCCCTGAGATCTCATCAGAACAATACAGTGCATTTGGTTTTGACTCTTTCCAAGACTGTCTGCTCACACTGCCAATAAGATCCTGTTAGGAACTGCAGTCTCCCCGAGCCGATTTTGAGACATGCTGATCACACCAGCTCCCCCCAGCTTTCGCTGGGCCTGTGGATGCTCAGCATGCCCCAAAGCCAGAAAAATTTGTTCCCACCAGAACACACATGGTCCACAGCACAGCAATGGGCGTGAGCGTGCACTGTCCTCAGTTCAGCCATGCGGCGTTCCAGGTGCAAACAGGCATGTCCTATACTTACACAgtttttttctccaggctttgCAAATTTCCTTTAATGTTGTTGTATGCAGCTGATCGGGTCTTTAGGTCTGTTTCTATTTGAGTCACTTgctaaaacaaagtaaaaaaagtgaGTCAACTCGGCGCTTGGGGTGCTGTCCTCACCCCGCTCCCGCTACCTCTGCACCTTAACGCAAGgacagggctgccagcccctcgTACAAGCACCTGGCTATGGCCGGGGGGGAGCCGGTGCCAGAGCTCCCCGGGACAAGGGCCGCGGCAGAACGTAGCGTTCAGTTAGCTGTTGCTGGGTGTGTTACAGCAGTACCTCAGGAGCAAGTTCACGCTTTCATTTGTTATCTAGATTGATATGCTTTCCTGAGCATTCCTATACTCAGGAAAGCAAGTTCATGCTTTCCTGAATGGACTGACAGTGTAAATAATTCATCCAGCCTGCAATGCGCTTGAGTTAATGTCAGGCCAACGATTTCGCAGAAGAACTCTAAAATGGAGAATAATATGGCACgatataaaaacaataaaatactacAATGAAGGGGATTAAAGTGCAAAAACTATGTCAATATATTCTAGTACATCTGGTAAAGTGCCACATATTTACAGACTGGATAGGTTTAAATATATGTGTCATTATTATTAcagtagaaattaaaataatatccaTGTTTCAGTGCAGAGTGTGCGCTTCTGAGCTTGCTCCTGCCCAAACCAAAGGCAAAGCTCTCATTGACTCCCGTGAGAGGAGGGACCAAAAACTGTCAGAAAGACACGTTTCCCCATGCTGACATCTTCTTAAAATCTGGAGTATGATTTACCTTTGCTAATGCTTCTGATATATTCTTCAGTGGCTGCTTTATGGGATATTTGGCCATGTCCCACTCAAACCGTGTCAGGTAGCTAATTAGGTCAACTGAAAACGCAAAGAGATGCATTAAAGCAGACAGCTTCCCAGATGGCAGGTCGAGGTGTGGGTAGCAGTCCCAGCTATAGCCTAGGTATAATTCTGATTAACATTAGCGATGGGTGTG
The Mycteria americana isolate JAX WOST 10 ecotype Jacksonville Zoo and Gardens chromosome 3, USCA_MyAme_1.0, whole genome shotgun sequence genome window above contains:
- the ATP6V1C2 gene encoding V-type proton ATPase subunit C 2, which codes for MSEFWLISAPGDKTNLQAWERMNTVTSKSNLSSNSKFHIPDLKVGTLDALVGLSDELGKLDSFAESIIKKIAQYIGEVMEDSKDKVQENLLANGVDLISYLTRFEWDMAKYPIKQPLKNISEALAKQVTQIETDLKTRSAAYNNIKGNLQSLEKKTVGNLLTRTLADIVHKDDFVLNSEYLITLLVVVPKASYIQWQKTYESLSDMVVPRSTKMIAEDAEGGLFTVTLFRKVMDDFKAKARENRFMVREFYFDEKELKCEKEELMKLASDKKQQYGPLLRWLKVNFSEAFVAWIHVKALRVFVESVLRYGLPVNFQAMLLQPNRKSVKRLRDVLNVVFKHLDEVAAASIMDPGMDIPGLQLSNQEYYPYVYFKIDLSLLDCS